A stretch of Phragmites australis chromosome 12, lpPhrAust1.1, whole genome shotgun sequence DNA encodes these proteins:
- the LOC133886856 gene encoding pyruvate kinase 1, cytosolic-like: MHSTNLLLEEPIRMASILEPSKASFFPAMTKIVGTLGPKSRSVDTISACLKAGMSVARVDFSWGDAAYHQETLENLKLAIKSTKKLCAVMLDTVGPELQVVNKRETPISLEENGTVVLTPHLGQEASSNLLPINFSGLAKVVKPGVSIFVGQYLFTGSETTSVWLEVSEIKGDDVVCAIKNTATLAGSLFTLHCSQIHIDLPTLSDEDKDVIRKWGTPNKIDFLSLSYTRHAEDVRQAREFLSTLGDLSQTQIFAKIENVEGLNHFDEILGEADGIILSRGNLGIDLPPEKVFLFQKSALHKCNMAGKPAVVTRVVDSMTDNLRPTRAEATDVANAVLDGSDAILLGAETLRGLYPVETISTVGRICSEAEKVFNQDLYFKRTVKYVGEPMTHLESIASSAVRAAIKVKASVIICFTSSGRAARLIAKYRPSMPVLSVVIPRLKTNQLRWSFTGAFEARQSLIVRGLFPMLADPRHPAESTSSTNESVLKVALDHGKASGVIKSHDRVVVCQKMGDSSVVKIIELDD, translated from the exons ATGCATTCGACGAATCTGCTGCTCGAGGAGCCCATCAGGATGGCCTCCATCCTCGAGCCCTCCAAGGCC AGCTTTTTCCCGGCCATGACCAAGATCGTGGGGACGCTAGGGCCCAAGTCGCGCTCCGTCGACACCATCTCCGCCTGCCTCAAGGCCGGCATGTCCG TTGCGCGGGTCGATTTCTCCTGGGGGGACGCCGCATACCACCAGGAGACGCTCGAGAACCTCAAGCTCGCCATCAAGTCCACCAAGAAGCTATGCGCT GTCATGCTTGATACCGTGGGCCCGGAGTTACAGGTGGTGAACAAGAGAGAAACCCCAATTTCCCTCGAAGAGAATGGGACTGTTGTTCTGACGCCTCATCTGGGGCAAGAAGCCTCCTCCAACTTGTTGCCCATTAACTTCTCTGGACTCGCCAAG GTGGTGAAGCCTGGTGTCTCAATATTTGTTGGGCAATACTTGTTCACTGGTAGCGAGACTACTTCGGTTTGGTTGGAG GTTTCTGAAATTAAAGGAGACGATGTGGTTTGTGCGATAAAAAACACAGCTACCCTTGCTGGGTCACTGTTCACGTTGCATTGCTCCCAGATACATATTGACTTACCCACACTATCTGATGAGGACAAGGAT GTTATCAGAAAATGGGGCACTCCAAACAAAATCGActtcctctctctatcttaCACAAGGCATGCAGAAGATGTGCGGCAG GCACGGGAGTTCCTCTCAACGTTAGGTGATCTTAGCCAAACTCAGATTTTTGCCAAGATTGAGAATGTTGAG GGCTTGAACCATTTTGATGAAATACTGGGAGAGGCAGATGGTATCATTTTGTCAAGAGGAAACTTGGGAATTGATCTTCCACCTGAAAAG GTCTTTCTATTTCAAAAGTCTGCTCTTCACAAGTGCAATATGGCTGGAAAGCCTGCTGTTGTTACTCGTGTGGTGGACAGTATGACTGACAACCTCAGGCCTACTCGTGCAGAGGCAACCGATGTGGCAAATGCAGTACTTGATG ggAGTGATGCCATTCTCCTTGGTGCTGAGACTCTCCGTGGTTTATATCCAGTTGAGACTATTTCAACAGTGGGCAGAATTTGTTCTGAG GCTGAGAAGGTCTTTAACCAGGATTTATACTTCAAGCGAACTGTGAAATATGTGGGAGAGCCCATGACCCATTTGGAGTCTATTGCTTCCTCTGCG GTACGAGCTGCTATCAAAGTTAAGGCTTCAGTCATCATTTGCTTTACATCTTCTGGAAGGGCTGCAAG GTTAATCGCCAAGTACAGGCCCAGCATGCCTGTTCTATCTGTTGTTATTCCTCGTCTAAAAACAAACCAACTGAGGTGGAGTTTCACTGGTGCATTTGAG GCAAGACAATCACTCATAGTTAGAGGCCTCTTTCCTATGCTTGCTGATCCACGGCATCCG GCTGAATCTACCAGCTCGACAAATGAGTCAGTTTTGAAGGTTGCTCTTGACCACGGCAAAGCTTCCGGTGTGATCAAGTCCCATGATCGCGTTGTTGTTTGCCAGAAAATGGGAGATTCCTCGGTTGTGAAGATCATTGAGCTGGACGATTAG
- the LOC133886212 gene encoding leucine-rich repeat receptor-like protein kinase PXC1 yields MQIDGAVKITHVFDRVITLSLQCRSSTSTNRTRSCTVAMAVQFLLHSMAFLACLSLTMPAAAAVPQPEPEVKPSDTDALTIFRHGADAHGILAANWSTGNACAGRWTGVGCSADGRRVTSLSLPSLDLRGPLDPLSHLGELRALDLRGNRLNGTLDTLLLGVPNLVLLYLSHNDLSGAIPDTVARLTHLIRVDLADNSLGGPIPAAALANLTGLLTLKLQDNLLNGLLPDISAAFPRLAEFNASNNQLSGRVPDAMRVKFGLASFSGNAGLCGAAAPLPPCSFLPREPATTPPSSVPSSSSQSVVPSNPAVSSSSSVASSSPALATPESLSGAGKGGLSTGAIAGIAVGNALFFFALLSLLVACCCCSQGNGRGPAKKRKRAGRVGLEDGDGGLFGHIKGEQPARQGSAGRCSDGGDSDGARSKLVFFGVDGECGEDDDEDGGGSDSSAGRRASGGLTSTSHLQGRRSRFRLEELLRASAEMVGRGSLGTVYRAVLGDGRMVAVKRLRDANPCAREEFHRYMDLIGRLRHPNLVPLRAFYYAKQEKLLIHDYFPNGNLHDRLHGHRMSGESPLDWTTRVRLLLGAARGLACIHREYRMSGIPHGNIKSTNVLLDKDGAARVADFGLALLLSPAHAIARLGGYMAPEQSDSKRLSQEADVYSFGVLVLEALTGKVPAQHLQPLPDADTQRRDKKSATAVSLPEWVRSVVREEWTAEVFDVELLRYRNIEEEMVAMLHVALACVAQQPEQRPSMGDVVRMIESVPVDQSPLPEEDRDVSVTSPSIGITTDDGDGRLSY; encoded by the exons ATGCAGATTGATGGAGCAGTCAAGATCACTCATGTCTTTGATCGAGTGATTACTCTCTCTCTTCAATGCCGATCTTCTACTAGCACCAACCGAACTCGCAGTTGTACAGTGGCAATGGCTGTGCAGTTCTTGCTGCATTCCATGGCTTTCTTGGCGTGCCTGAGCTTGACAatgccagcggcggcggcggtgccgcagccggagccggaggtgaagccgagcgACACAGACGCGCTCACCATCTTCCGCCACGGCGCCGACGCCCACGGCATCCTGGCCGCCAACTGGAGCACGGGCAACGCCTGCGCCGGCCGCTGGACCGGCGTCGGCTGCTCCGCCGACGGCCGCCGCGTCACCTCGCTCTCGCTCCCGTCGCTCGACCTGCGGGGCCCGCTCGACCCGCTCTCCCACCTCGGCGAGCTCCGCGCGCTCGACCTCCGCGGCAACCGCCTCAACGGCACGCTCGACacgctcctcctcggcgtcccCAACCTAGTGCTGCTCTACCTCTCCCATAACGATCTCTCCGGCGCCATCCCGGACACCGTCGCGCGGCTAACCCACCTCATCCGCGTCGACCTCGCCGACAACAGCCTGGGCGGGCCCATTCCGGCGGCCGCGCTCGCCAACCTCACCGGCCTCCTCACGCTCAAGCTCCAGGACAACCTCCTCAACGGCCTCCTCCCCGACATCTCCGCCGCGTTCCCCCGCCTCGCCGAGTTCAACGCCTCCAACAACCAGCTCTCTGGCCGGGTGCCCGACGCCATGCGCGTCAAGTTCGGTctcgcctccttctccggcAACGCTGGCCTCTGTGGAGCCGCGGCACCTCTGCCCCCATGTTCTTTCCTGCCGCGCGAGCCCGCTACGACGCCGCCTTCTTCCGTGCCTTCCTCGTCGTCGCAATCCGTGGTGCCGTCCAACCCGGCGGTGTCCTCGTCATCTTCCGTTGCTTCGTCTTCACCGGCATTGGCCACACCAGAGTCGCTCAGTGGGGCTGGCAAGGGGGGCTTGAGCACCGGCGCAATTGCAGGGATCGCCGTCGGCAATGCCCTGTTCTTTTTCGCTCTACTGTCACTGCTAGTAGCGTGTTGCTGCTGCAGCCAAGGCAACGGCCGCGGGCCggccaagaagaggaagagagccGGCCGCGTTGGTCTGGAGGACGGAGACGGCGGCCTGTTCGGCCACATCAAGGGAGAGCAACCGGCTCGTCAGGGCAGCGCGGGCAGATGCAGCGACGGCGGCGACAGCGACGGGGCGCGCAGCAAGCTGGTGTTTTTCGGGGTGGACGGGGAGTGCGGcgaagacgacgacgaagaCGGCGGAGGCAGCGATAGCAGCGCCGGGAGGAGGGCGAGCGGTGGCTTGACGTCGACGTCGCACCTGcaggggaggaggagcaggttcCGGCTGGAGGAGCTGCTGCGCGCGTCGGCAGAGATGGTCGGCAGAGGCAGCCTGGGCACCGTGTACCGCGCGGTGCTCGGGGACGGGCGCATGGTCGCCGTGAAGCGGCTGCGCGACGCCAACCCCTGCGCGCGCGAGGAGTTCCACCGGTACATGGACCTCATCGGCCGCCTCCGCCACCCAAACCTCGTCCCCCTCAGGGCCTTCTACTACGCCAAGCAGGAGAAGCTCCTCATCCACGACTACTTCCCCAATGGCAACCTCCACGATCGTCTCCACG GACACCGGATGTCGGGAGAGTCGCCATTGGACTGGACGACCAGGGTGAGGCTGCTGCTTGGCGCGGCACGCGGGCTGGCATGCATCCACCGGGAGTACCGCATGTCCGGCATACCCCACGGCAACATCAAGTCCACCAACGTCCTGCTCGACAAGGACGGCGCCGCCCGCGTCGCGGACTTCGGCCTCGCGCTGCTACTCAGCCCCGCGCACGCCATCGCCCGTCTCGGAGGTTACATGGCTCCCGAGCAGTCGGACAGCAAGCGGCTCTCCCAGGAGGCCGACGTCTACAGCTTCGGCGTGCTCGTCCTGGAGGCGCTGACCGGCAAGGTGCCGGCGCAGCACCTGCAGCCGTTGCCTGACGCTGACACACAGAGAAGAGACAAGAAGAGCGCGACGGCGGTCAGCCTTCCGGAGTGGGTACGGTCCGTGGTGCGGGAGGAGTGGACGGCGGAGGTGTTCGACGTGGAGCTGCTCCGGTACAGGAACAtcgaggaggagatggtggcAATGCTGCACGTCGCGCTGGCGTGCGTCGCGCAGCAGCCGGAGCAGAGGCCCTCCATGGGCGACGTGGTGAGGATGATCGAGAGCGTGCCGGTGGATCAGTCGCCGCTGCCGGAAGAGGACAGGGATGTGTCAGTGACGTCGCCGTCCATCGGCATTACCACAGATGATGGAGATGGTCGTCTCAGCTACTAG
- the LOC133886064 gene encoding uncharacterized protein LOC133886064: MALSSSCSHHLLRPLLRGFHASRQALARAEPHEFSKPSGYLGSWEPAGEPREAWARLERLRKGYARDVRGLRRQYAYEVQLLEAERQRKAEARAEAARVANEERKAAKAAAAQTRAAERRAFEQDFRQALMKERVEKLESWRKKEKLKEQKKAEHKELLRKKSSMWVAEGKLEEKILEAIVHTTPL; the protein is encoded by the exons ATGgcgctctcctcctcctgctcgcaccacctcctccgccccctcctccgcGGCTTCCACGCCTCCAGGCAGGCCCTTGCGCGAGCGGAGCCGCACGAGTTCTCCAAGCCCAGCGGCTACCTGGGCAGCTGGGAGCCCGCGGGCGAGCCCCGGGAGGCGTGGGCGCGGCTGGAGCGGCTGCGCAAGGGGTACGCGCGCGACGTGCGGGGGCTGCGGCGGCAGTACGCCTACGAGGTGcagctcctggaagccgagcggCAGCGCAAGGCCGAGGCCCGCGCCGAGGCCGCCCGTGTCGCCAACGAGGAGCGCAAGGCCGccaaggccgccgccgcgcAGACGCGCGCGGCCGAGCGGCGCGCGTTCGAGCAAGACTTCCGCCAGGCCCTT ATGAAAGAAAGAGTTGAGAAGCTGGAGAGCTGGAGGAaaaaggagaagctcaaggagcaGAAGAAGGCAGAGCACAAGGAGCTCCTGCGCAAGAAGAGCAGTATGTGGGTTGCTGAGGGTAAACTGGAAGAGAAAATACTCGAGGCTATCGTGCATACTACACCCCTTTGA
- the LOC133887145 gene encoding protein PSK SIMULATOR 3-like, with translation MRKLSVPRGGGERVGVLAFEVAALMSRAAALWRALGDAQLAHLRGEAVRLEGVRRLVADDDAVLLALALAEVAGACRSLSHAVARLSARCADPLLRRFDALFAALVKGGAGADLHGLRYAADKKMDRKARKMQRLVAFTAHLCHELDVLAELEQGLRRGRSAGGEGECARRVARQRQEVERLRAVSLWNRSFDHVVRLLARSLFTIVTRIIEVFDLEPMNTSISIDDDSKVSRLSWSNSFVGSSMQSMVYPSDVVADTARRMLRARSGKITSGDARRFLMSRSKSLRQLNWPAAGKHLIGCVISGSKSPVRNGWIHAGGDLPLSFSYVSASNDNYNSINFQFQADHTNAKPSTSVFESSHDVLTNAPEASLGAAALALHYANLIIFIEKLAISPHHVCSNERDALYSMLTDRMRASLRARLRPFAKNTSCDPTLVAEWSDTVQRILGWLAPLARNMIRWQAERNFEQRNVASGASVLLLQTLHFADQKKTEDAVTELLVCLNYLWRSGRELETKAKLESAGRGNYDAFADYVG, from the coding sequence ATGCGGAAGCTGAGCGTGCCCAGGGGCGGCGGGGAGAGGGTGGGCGTgctggccttcgaggtggccGCGCTCATGTCGCGGGCGGCCGCCCTGTGGCGCGCGCTTGGGGACGCCCAGCTCGCTCACCTACGGGGCGAGGCCGTCCGCCTCGAGGGCGTGCGCAGGCTCGTGGCCGACGACGACGCGGTGCTCCTCGCGCTCGCGCTTGCCGAGGTGGCCGGAGCCTGCCGGAGCCTCTCCCACGCCGTGGCGCGGCTCTCCGCGCGCTGCGCGGACCCGCTGCTCCGCAGGTTCGACGCCCTCTTCGCCGCGCTCGTCAAGGGTGGCGCTGGTGCCGACCTGCACGGGCTGCGGTACGCGGCGGACAAGAAGATGGACCGGAAGGCGCGCAAGATGCAGCGCCTGGTCGCGTTCACCGCGCACCTGTGCCACGAGCTCGACGTGCTCGCCGAGCTGGAGCAGGGCCTGCGCCGCGGCCGCAGCGCGGGCGGAGAAGGAGAGTGCGCGCGCCGCGTGGCGCGGCAGAGGCAGGAGGTCGAGCGCCTCCGCGCGGTCTCCCTCTGGAACCGGAGCTTCGACCACGTTGTCCGGCTGCTTGCCAGgtcgctcttcaccatcgtgACAAGAATCATAGAGGTGTTCGACTTGGAACCTATGAACACCTCCATCTCCATCGACGACGACTCCAAGGTCTCGCGGCTTTCATGGAGCAATTCCTTCGTTGGGAGCAGCATGCAATCCATGGTGTATCCTTCCGACGTCGTCGCGGACACTGCTCGGAGGATGCTGCGTGCAAGATCTGGTAAGATCACCAGCGGCGACGCTCGTCGATTTCTGATGTCCAGAAGCAAGAGCCTGAGGCAGCTCAACTGGCCGGCGGCTGGCAAGCACCTCATAGGCTGCGTGATCAGTGGCAGCAAGTCTCCGGTTAGGAACGGGTGGATCCATGCCGGCGGCGATCTTCCACTGAGTTTCAGCTACGTATCAGCCAGCAACGACAACTACAATAGCATCAACTTCCAGTTCCAAGCGGATCATACAAACGCGAAGCCTTCGACGTCCGTGTTTGAATCCTCGCACGACGTGCTGACGAACGCGCCCGAGGCGTCCCTCGGCGCGGCTGCCTTGGCGCTGCACTACGCGAACCTTATCATCTTCATCGAGAAGCTCGCCATTTCGCCTCACCATGTCTGCTCAAACGAGAGGGACGCCCTGTACAGTATGCTAACTGACAGGATGCGGGCGTCCCTCAGAGCGCGCCTCAGGCCGTTCGCCAAGAACACGTCCTGTGATCCTACCCTGGTTGCCGAGTGGTCTGACACGGTGCAGAGGATTCTGGGATGGCTAGCTCCGCTCGCTCGCAACATGATAAGGTGGCAAGCCGAGAGGAATTTCGAGCAGCGGAATGTCGCTTCGGGTGCTAGCGTCCTGCTCCTGCAGACGCTGCATTTTGCAGATCagaagaagactgaagatgcaGTTACTGAGCTGCTTGTTTGTCTGAATTACCTGTGGAGATCCGGGAGGGAGCTTGAAACAAAGGCCAAATTAGAGTCAGCAGGTAGAGGAAACTATGATGCTTTTGCAGATTACGTTGGGTGA